Below is a window of Ischnura elegans chromosome 1, ioIscEleg1.1, whole genome shotgun sequence DNA.
GAGGtatgatttttcaaaacaatCATGAGGAATGTATATGTGGCCTTCGCGATGACATATTTAAAATCGTATTGAAGTAAGAGGTTAATATAGTTTTTCGTTATTCAGATTCTCgccgaaaataaaagttttatcaCTAGTTGGTAGTTTCTAAGCTGTTGGGTTTGTTTTATAATTAATGACAAAGAGTAACTGTGCTCTTTACCCTCATAGAATATGATCTTTTATTTTTGGATTGCTAATGATTCTATTCTAAGCATCCACTTTCAGTagcagaaaaatttgaaaaaggttattttttcgATGAAAGCATTAATCAACAGGATCATGGTTTGCATTTGACGGATATAATTCATTTAGCAATATGGTAATCTAACGATAGAGATCAGAGGTTCAAAAATGCATAGCATTTAATAATTTAGTAGGGATATGTAATAATGCTAAAATACGAACATGTGAACGGAAAAACTTATCTTCCCCCGGTAATTCCTCCGTAATCTTGCTTGTAACATTAATCCAAATTGCAAGTGAAAGAAATACAGTCAGTTCATCGttttaaatgcattataattttattttatctataaattgtGCTTTTAAAAAAAGGTCAAAAGCACTTTTTAGCCCTTATGTATTAAACATCAAAAACACTAATCTTGACTGTGCGGCAGGGAAACTGgtagtgaaaattaaaaaaatgattacataATAGTTAAAGCATTCCTGAGACTGGTGTGTCTTTAATGCACTGTACTCACCACATGGCCTGAAATTTTTTGCCTCATGAACAAGTCAATGACGACGACAAAGTTGATCACCATGTAACCGTAAAAGGTAACGTTCGGCATGACTCTTCTTGGCCCAGAAGGCATCACCATGATTCCTTTGTAGTAAAGAACAGCACAAACCACAGAAAGAATCTAGATGGTGAGATAGATGAAATAGATTTGGATTACCATTACttaagctttttaaaattatattcaccaTTTTTGTCATATTCCCTTGTTTTTGACTACCAAGTACCTTTTCAGCTGTACCAAGAAGGTGAGAATGTTTTTAGaccgcttgaaatattttttcgctacCAAAACTTCATAAATATTGCGAGTGGACCAGTGAAAGTTTCACTAAATATATTTAGAGTAAAGATATTTCCATCCAATGCTTGCATTGTTATCAACTATTCTTAAACATCGGGGAGCTGTCTGAATATATCTCCCGTGACTAAGATAATGAATAGGTAAGATATTGGCATACTTTGTTGTGACTATTTCCCTAAAGAGATGCATATTGCTGAGGCATAGTGCATAATGCATGGTGCGCGGAGGCGAGAAGGAAGTGAGTTATGTTGAGAAGACGTCGAGACGGAACGCATCTTGGAGACTGAACGGCCAAAAAAATTTCAGGCTGccggaaaacttttttttccttccttttaagCGTTTTTCCCTCCAAGGAATTTTCAAGAAATGCCTGTTCATCTTCCTCTGCATATACCATATGCCCCACGATCCCATTCAAAATATATGACGGGGTAAGAAGCTGAGGGGAACAAGTGATATATTTTCTAAACAGCGTTACGTATggaaattgaaagaagaaatatacAAGCACTTGGTGGCCGAGGGATGcaagtgagtctctgctctgttcTTGCAtcgaatggaaaattaaatgcactattGAGTATCTAGTTGATCTCGGTTGTTTTCTTTACCcaattctgtacctaactgtttagaaaaaaataacttataacCCTTGGCTTCTGAATCTTCCATATCCTATTAGTACCCCTTTATCAGACCGATTGCTCTTGATTTAATGGCGTGGTAGATTTTTCGATGAAGTAATTCAGCCTTATGATAATTTGAGGATGATTTGGAGGGTAGTTGGTGAAGTCTTTACTCGACACTTGCATAAAATTGTAATGACATTCAGTAATTGAGAAAATAATCATGATTGCATTGATTCATGTTTCACTCATTTGAACCGTAAACCTCGTCATTGATTAATCAATGATTTGATACCATTAATTAATTGATACCATTTTTGTGATTTGGTGAAAGTAAAAAATGGTGCTGACGTCTGTGGGCtgtaaatgtaaaaaacattGCTCCAGGAAGAGTCGTACTAACgttgaagaaaattttcttgGAAAGATAATTCCCAGTAGGAATAACCTTAGATTTATTCTCTCAATTCTCATTAACTCATTCGAACTATTCCCTTAATCGTTAGCACGTATTTAACTCTTGTGTGGTAGATTTGCATGAAATTAACTTATGTTAAAAATGTACTCACTAGCtcaattattttgatgaattgtACGAACGCTCTTTGCCTTCCTTGTAGTGGTGGCGATCCATCGAATGATAATTGTTGCTGTAATCTGGATCTTTGCGAATGTAAGCGTTCTACGCTCTGAGCTGGTGTCTGGCTGAGGAAGGATAGTGGTAAAAATTTACTTGTACTATTTAGAAttctaacaacaatatataattGATTTGAAAGATAACTGAAGTCTGCACTGGTGAActtcgaatttaaaaaatatcattaggCGCACTCAGATTTTCTAGAATTTAATTGCGTACATACCTTGATAGTGGTCTTATTTTTAGTTTCAGTTTGGGGGGAGCTTCCCTTTCTTCTTGCATCATTGGTAGCGTTTTAGTGGCTCACACCCTCCTCTTGTTTATGAGCAAAAGATGCAAGTGAATTCGACACATTGAACCACCATTGACCAAGTCAGACACCATACGGAGCTGTTGGACGTCAAACAAATGAGAGCGGTGCGAGACGCCtcttgaagtgttttttttttcgccgaGGGAAGTGCATCTCAACCACCGCTTCCTTCCTGGGCTCACGGAAACGAAGTAAGGAAAACAAAGAGTTTAAGGCTTAGGTGTCACCTAGTGTTGTCTGCATTGTAAATCAACGGCACGAGGATTTTTCTCATCCGTTACATCTCTTCCCCGTGGATCGAGTGCAAGTTTTTTCTCGATATTTAAAATGAACGGATTTAGTAATAGCTCGCAAATTGAGCCACGAGTTGGGAAATTCTGCGTTAATATAACAAAGTGATATTTAGACgtaattcgttcaattgtattaggatcaactatgtggaagttaaagGGTATTCTCAATACAACCTCCAAttggggtttccaacccaacaccttcccctccccctcctgacaTCCACTCCTTCCattctctcccccatccccttcaaaaaattgttccggactattccGGAATACTTCAAAAGAAAGGAAGTTATATTGAAGATTGAAagtaaaattcatgatttttgaataccatcaagtaaaaataatttttaaggccTAAAGTTTTCAGTCATTAgcatgtttgcttaccattcaaattttttgtacttgataatgacctctatggttcgaaacacgtcgtacggacgaaataaatcagtgaaaatcaacgaagtctccttttcattttcggggATTTAGACGTAATATCCTGATTGATAACAAGGTGTAAAATAGGTGCGAAGTTGGGAAATTCAGGATTAATTTGTAGCCTGCACACGCTTTACAAATGTTCTTAAAACCGTAGAATTTAAGTCCTCAGAGTTATTTTAGCTTTTGGTTAATTGAATAATAGTCACGTCCTGGTCGCACCGAAGGCGCGATTtaaagctgtaccggtgagcctgtTCTGAGAGTACGTGATATAGTTGTACGTTTCGTTAAAAAAGTACGCTGTTTTCATTAGCGACTGAAGGGTGACTATTGGGTCATTAAAGATCGAAAATTAAGGAAACAAAATCTTGGGCAAAAAACGTTTTGTAAAAATTCTTCAGTTCCTCTCATAAGTTACCCGTCCGAATTATTTCAGATTTTGTGTTGTTGAATTTTCTGAAAATACCTTAGTTATTTGTTTTCATTCGCTACTATTGTTGGATTAAGATCGGAAATGGATAAAAAGTGTCATATTTTAAACACTAGTAATTAAGTCATACTTACCATCTCACCCAACTGTGTACTGCAGTAAGTTCAATCTCACCCAAACGATGAAAGTATGTCCCAGGCTGCCCCTCATCCTCGTAAAAAATTTCGCTCATGCAAGTACATACTTAGTTTCATGCTGGATGCCGACAATTCCAATGCATAAACTAATGTCGAATTCTAGTATCCTAGGTACCAAAATAACTGCTTTCGTCCAAATAATCTCCACACGTTTGTAATGCGAGCCTAAATGAcgttaacaaaataattatttatgctgTTTCCTACCCATGTATAACCTCGCCGCACCGACGTACGCTTACCTCCGGTTGAAAACTGTGTCcgttttatgcatatttatattttttcgttggTAATGAAATGTGCAAGTATACACTTATTACTCATGGAGAATAAGTCTTAAAATCTCTtgacatttcaatatttatacaGTCTACATTCCCCGTTGCCTTTGCTTGAAAGAAATTGCCTCTCCAGTTTTCTATCAACACCAATACCTACGGTCTAAATAAgtactgaaaataaattatgaggcTGAGTgccatattatgatttttttattatgcataaattataacaattttttcgTCTTCAAAAAGAGCCAATGACAACATCTAAGAGGTGGAGGATAGCTTCAAAGAAGGCTAAAAACGCTACCGAGTTAGTGGTGCCCATTCTGCTCCTCCAATGCAGTTCATGCCCGCTGGTCGTGTCGATCTGGGTGGTGGGCCATTTGCTCGAATGAGAGCCATTCTGACGATTTAATATCACCATCACTCCCGCAGCTAAGTAAAGCAAGCATCCAAGTACTCCATGCAGTTGCTTCTGCAAGGAAAGGAAAATAAGtgactaaaggccgttttacatggggcacggaattgcgcaggtcagaactgcattaatttctaaaatggcatgggaTTGCGCTAATGCATTAACTaaattagaactggggctattttgccatctcacgtccacgcattctcgcatgcggtctagcaattcaccgctttccacgacgcaattttgactgcgccttcatacacatgtcagattgtgcaagtacgtgccccgtgtaaaatggccttaatgaATTGTTGCTTTCTTTTGAGTGATCTTGTGCCGTCGATGTGACTGTTATTTTTCCAGTTCTAGCGGTATAtaaagcccgttttacacgggggcatgccattgcgcaggttagcactgaaaacatttctgaaattgcgagaatgcgggCTCGGAATTTGAGAAGGGGATATTTTtccatctcgcatccatgcattctcgcatgctttctagcaattcaccgttttacccgacgcaattttgaccgctccttcgtacatacgtcagattgcgcaatgaaatgccccgtataaaacggccttaaggtcatttaaaatatttctggtgAATGAGTGAGCCTAATAGTAATAAAAGTAGTGAACAATGCTCGGGATTCAATTCAGTTTTACAGCCTTTGGGAGACAAGTATGTACCGTCATTACTCTTTAAATCTATCATAGAGAGTTAGCAAAGTTGCCATTATTCATGGCgcattattttactcattttggtTTCAATTTACTTGTAAAGCGTCCATAATTAAGGGATTGTTTTCCTCCTGAATTCTAATTTGTTACCCATCAATTGAATTATCAAATGGATATCAAATTCAAAGTATGCGACCGTTCTTAGGCTGGGCCGGCCTGGGCCGACCGGCCTTTCGGCTGTTTTgtgttttattcttaattttcttttcaagtaATGGAGAAACTCGGTAATCCTAATTCCATTTGATTaacagtgttttttatttccccACCTACTCGTATATCCAGTTTCGCATGAATCCGTTGTGAAATGTAACACAAGGCTGTAGGTTTAGGAgtgtaaatgatatatttttgaacAATGTGTTATATACATGGGAGGGTAACGGAAAATACAATAACATTCTGCTATTGTGAATACATGAGTCGGTCAAAGAAAATGAATAGGTAAACGACATCTGTTTTTGCCTATGTGGTACAGActgggtaaattttaattttgcacttTGGCATGATAGTGGATTTGCTAAATATATTTAATGGACTACAATGTGCAAAATTTTTCTGAATGTTTAGTCGTTAGATCTATCGTACATCAGCTATTTTTGGATgcgctaaaataaattaaaagtacttGTGGAATAGTAAGATGATAATTCATGTCTTAGGTAGACTGTTACCTTACGATAGAGGATCCTTTTATTATTCGGGTTTGTACTGACACGTTCTCGGTATGAtgagaaaggatttttttatttcattttattcttggAGTTTTTTGGAACTGTGTTTACTTGAATTTTACCCGTTATTACTCCAAGTAAAATTGATTCATTCGAATGATATTGGTGCTCTACGAAtgcatttttttagaaaactACCTGTATCTAACCTATCCATTGAatttaatagtgaaaaaaggaataatttaccGGAAATGTGTCAGTTCTGTGATGATAGTATTTCATTCGATTTCACTTTAGTTGAAAGAAGTCCTCGTGGAGTACCTGCGTCCTACATCTTTTCTAACTAAATGTTTCTCGCAATTACTAACAACTTGTGTGACTTATAATCTATTGTAGTAAAAGTAATTAGAGTATGCAAAAAGAGATAACGGAATTTAGAATTTGAAATGATTTACTGCTGATCAGGGATCTTCTAAAGaccttttaaaatatcattttacggCGATTGCATTCACTGTTATATAATACGTAATTATTTCTTTAGCGTACTGGTCGTTCCAAAATTATGGCGTTTAAGTTATCGTGACTCTCCTTTGCACTCACATTATTAGGTTATTATTAAATCCAGCTTGTTTGATTTGGTtaatggaggaggcgaccgacagctgaggtcatttgcgtcatgagggatgggtaggtaaaggagggtggagagaaacctggcgtcggcatcagcctgctcttaacgaaaggcgccatggggaccacggtttaacgtcccatccgacggacggagtgttgcgcttgaaat
It encodes the following:
- the LOC124166054 gene encoding uncharacterized protein LOC124166054, with translation MMQEEREAPPKLKLKIRPLSSQTPAQSVERLHSQRSRLQQQLSFDGSPPLQGRQRAFVQFIKIIELILSVVCAVLYYKGIMVMPSGPRRVMPNVTFYGYMVINFVVVIDLFMRQKISGHVVRLLGVLGTVLFAVAGMLSIETWSKKEYDENNTEFKFCGKVLLSVGIISIINAVLLCVDTIYSYRVWVKALCR